The following proteins come from a genomic window of Streptomyces sp. Sge12:
- the folE gene encoding GTP cyclohydrolase I FolE gives MTDPVTLTGDEGTIGVFDEKRAEAAVRELLIAVGEDPDREGLLETPARVARAYKEIFAGLYQTPEEVLTTTFDLGHDEMVLVKDIEVMSSCEHHLVPFHGVAHVGYIPSTDGKITGLSKLARLVDVFARRPQVQERLTTQIADSLMEILEPRGAIVVIECEHMCMTMRGVRKPGAKTITSAVRGQLRDPATRNEAMSLIMAR, from the coding sequence ATGACGGACCCAGTGACCCTGACCGGCGACGAGGGCACGATCGGCGTGTTCGACGAGAAGCGCGCCGAGGCGGCGGTCCGTGAGCTGCTCATCGCGGTCGGCGAGGATCCGGACCGCGAGGGACTGCTGGAGACCCCGGCGCGCGTGGCGCGGGCGTACAAGGAGATATTCGCCGGGCTCTACCAGACGCCCGAAGAGGTCCTGACCACGACGTTCGACCTGGGTCACGACGAGATGGTCCTGGTGAAGGACATCGAGGTCATGAGTTCGTGTGAACACCATCTGGTCCCCTTCCACGGCGTGGCCCACGTCGGCTACATCCCGTCCACCGACGGCAAGATCACCGGCCTGTCGAAGCTGGCCCGCCTCGTGGACGTGTTCGCCCGCCGCCCGCAGGTGCAGGAGCGGCTGACCACGCAGATAGCGGACTCCCTGATGGAGATCCTGGAGCCGCGCGGGGCCATCGTGGTCATCGAGTGCGAGCACATGTGCATGACGATGCGCGGGGTCCGCAAGCCGGGCGCGAAGACGATCACCTCGGCCGTCCGCGGCCAGCTCCGCGACCCCGCCACCCGCAACGAGGCCATGAGCCTGATCATGGCTCGCTGA